AGGCCCGGGAGGCGCTGGCGCAGGCCGGTGCCCAGGAGGTGGTCAGTTGGGCCTTCACCCGCCCCCAGGCGTGGGATGCCCTGCGGCTGCCGCCGGATCACCCGTGGCGCCGGGCCATCCCCCTGCTGCATCCGTTGGCGGAGGAACACAGCCTGCTGCGCACCACCCTCCTGCCCGGGCTGCTGGACGTCTTGGCCTACAACGCCAGGCGGCAGCAGCCGGGGGCCCTGGTGTATGAGGTGGGGGCCGTGTTCGTCCCCGAGGCGCTGCCCCTGGCCGACCTGCCCGAGGAGCCGGTGCGCATCGGCGTGGCGGGCTACGGCGAGCTGGGCGGCTTGCACTGGGCGGAGCCCGGGCGACCGGTGGACTTCTTCACGGTGAAGGGCGTCGTCGAGGCGCTGCTGGAGCAACTGGGGGTCGATGCGGCCGCCGTGGGCTGGGAGCGGACGGACGAGCCCTGGCTGCACCCGGGACGGGCGGCGGTCCTCGAGGTGGACGGGCGCCGGGTGGGCTGGCTGGGCGAGCTGCATCCCCGGGTCGCGGCGGCGTGGGATCTGGGGGAGCGACCGGTGGCGGCCGAACTGGATCTGGAGGCGCTCTTGCCGGCGGTCCGTCCGGTGCCGACCTACCGGCCCATCCCCCGGTTCCCCGCGATCCGCCGCGACATCGCCGTGTTGGCGCCCGGCGACCTGCCCGCGGCCACCATCGCCGGCCGCATCCGACAGGCGGCGGGGCCGCTCTTGGAGGCGGTGCGCCTGTTCGACCGGTACACCGGCAAGCCGGTCCCGGAGGGCCAGGTGAGCCTCGCCTTCGCCCTGGTCTATCGAGCGGCCGACCGCACCCTGACCGACGCCGAGGTCGACCGGGTGCACCAACGGGTGCGGGAGGCGCTGGCCGGCATGGGGCTGACGTTGCGCTCGTAGGCGTCGGGGCCTGCGCCGGGGCGGAGCCCACGACGGGGCGGGGCTCGAGGCCGGCCCGGCCGGTGTCCCCGATGCGCCCCTCCTCGTCGAGGCGCAGCGCACCGGGGCAGGCGGCGCCTCCGACGGCCGGGGGCGCCGCCTCGCCGCACCCGGGCAGGGCGGATCGCCCGAGGACCCGGGCAGGGCGGATCGCCCGAGGTCGGATCGCGCCGGCAGCAAGATGGGGGGAGGAAACGGCGGTCGATGCCCGAAGCACTATCGCGGGAGGGGCCCGGACATGCGTGACGTGCCACCGGCCGGCAGCCGGGAGGGCGAGGGGACGATCCACCGCGTGACGGTGAAGATCTTCGGGGAGGAGTACGTCCTGCGCGGGGACGCCCGCCCCGAGTACATGGAGCGCCTGGCGGACATGGTCGACCGGCGGATGAACGAGATCGCCAAGCGCCACCCCCGGCTGGGCATCACCCGCATCGCCGTCCTGGCTGCCATCAACCTGGCCGACGAGCTCAGCAAGCTGGAAGACCAGTACCAGCGCGTGCTCGGCATGCTCGAGCGCGAGTGGGACCGCCGCAAGCGGGAGCTCAACGGCCGCCCGGGCGGCACAGGCGCAGCGGGGGCGGCGGGCGGGGGCGGCGGGACCGCCCGCGGCACGACGCCCGCCGACGGAGCCTCCGCCGGGGGGTCTGCGGGCCTGCCGCCCAACGCCACGCCCTTCGGCGGGGATGGTCGGTGACCCCCGCGGTCCCGGGCGACGCGCCCGGCGAGACGACGCCTCCGGCCCATCCCCCGATGACCAACAAGCGGGTCGCCGCCCTGCTGGAGGAGATCGCCGACCTCCTGGAGATCGACGGCACGGAGGCGCGCAAGGCCGGCGCCTATCGCCGCGCGGCCCGCACCGTCTCCGCCCTGCGGGACGACCTGCGCGCGTACCTGGAGGGCGACCGCCTGCAGGCCCTGCCCGGCATCGGCCCCGCCATCGCCGCCAAGATCCGCGACTTCTACGCCACCGGTTCCACGCGCCTCCTCGACGAGTTGCGGGCCCGGGTGCCGGCGGGCGTCCAGGCCCTGCTGGCCATCCCCGGTCTCGGCCCGCGCACCGCCGGCCGCCTGTACCACGAGCTGGGGATCGACTCCGTCGCGTCGTTGCGGGAGGCCCTGGAGGACGGTCGGGTGGCCGCCCTGCCGGGTTTCGGCGAGGCGCGGGCCCGCCGGCTGCGGGAGGCGCTGGCGCACCTCGAGCGGGAAGGCCGCCGCCTGACCCTGGGCGAGGCGCTGGCGGCCGCGGAGGCGCTGGCGGAGGAACTGGCCGCCCTGCCGGGGGTGACGGAGGTCCTGCCGGCGGGGGAGGCGCGCCGCGGCGTGGAGCAGGTGGAGGCCGTCGAAGTCGTGGTGCTCGCCGACGAGCCGGCGGCCGCCGTCCGCGCCGTCGGCCGGTGGCTGCAGGGCGGCGGGGCGACGGCGGGCGGCGGGGACGACGCCGCCGCAGTCCCCGGCTCGGGCCGACCCGCGGCCGCCGCCGAGCGACGCCCGGCGCCCCCCCGCACCCCGCCATCGGGGGCGGTGGAGGCGGCCCCGGGCGAGGGAGACCAGGGCTCCCTGCCGGTGGTCGACGGCGTGGCCGCGGGGGGCTGGCCGGTGCGGGTGTGGGTGGCGCATCCGGCCGCCCGGGCCACGGCCTTGCTCTACGCCACGGGGAGCGCGACCCACTGGGCCCAGCTGAGGGAGCGAGCGGCGCGACGGGGTTGGCGGCTGGAGCCGGCCGGGCTGTGGCCGTCGGCTGCGGGGAAGCCCGCGGCCCCGGCGGCGGCCGGTCCCGTCCGAGCCGGCGGCGGCCGCCGCGCATCCGCCGGCGCGGCGCGGGAGGGGATGACGGCCGACGAGGCGGCGTTGTATCGGCTCCTGGGCCTTCTGCCCATCCCGCCCGAGCTGCGGGAGGGCGCGGGCGAGATCGGGTGGGCCGAGGCGGGTCGGCTCCCGGAGCTGGTGACGGTGGGCCACCTGCGGGGGGACCTGCACGTCCACAGCCGCTGGAGCGACGGGGCGGCCTCCATCGCCGAGATGGCCGCGGCCGCCCGGGCCCGCGGGTACCGCTACCTGGCCATCTGCGACCACAGCCGCTCGCTCAAGGTGGCCCACGGGCTCGAGATCGCGGAGCTAGAGGCCCAGTGGGCGGAGATCGACGCCCTCAACGCCGCCCTGGCCGAGGAGGGGGCCGGCTTCCGCATCCTCAAGGGCGCGGAGGTGGACATCCTCAAGGACGGGCGCCTGGACTACCCCGATGAGATCCTGGCCCGGCTGGACGTGGTGGTGGCCTCGGTCCACACCCACCTGCACCTGGACCGGCAGGCCATGACCGAGCGCCTGCTGGCGGCGGTGGAGCACCCCCACGTGGACATCATCGCCCACCCCACGGGACGCCGCCTCGGCCTGCGCGACCCGTACGCGGTCGACCTGGAGGCCGTGATCCAGGCGGCGGCGCGGACGGGCACCGCCCTGGAGATCAACGCCTCACCGGAGCGCCTGGACCTGCCGGCCGCCTGGGCCCGCCGGGCGGCGGAGGCCGGGGCGTGGCTGGTGATCGACACCGATGCCCATGCCGCCGAGCAGCTCGCCCAGGTGGTGCTCGGGGTGAAGGTGGCGCGACGCGGTCAGATCGGACCCGGGCAGGTGCTCAACGGGCTGGAGCCCGAGGCCCTGTTCCGCTGGCTGACCGCCCCCAAGGGGAGTCGACCGCGGCCGCGGGCGGATGCCGCCGGCGGCCGCGGGGCCGGCCCCGGGGCGGGAGGGGGGCGACCGTAGCCCGTGGGTCCTCAGGCAACGGGCCGGCCGAGGGGAGAAGGACGCCCGACGATTGGGCGACATGGGCCGAGGATGGGCGACGGGGGCGGCGGGTGTCGACCGGCGCCGAGGGGAGGGGCGCGCCGGACCGCGCGCCGTCCGGTTCCCATGTGGTTGGGGGCGCGCGGCGGGCCCGGCGGATTGCCAGCCCGCGGGTCGCTGGACTATGGTTCGGTAGGGGGCGGTGGAGCGCGGGGCGACGGGTCCGCCGCGGGCCACGGACGCCGCCCGGGGAGACCGAGATGGATCCACGCAGTCTCGATCGGCTGGAGTACGGGAAGATCCTGGAACGTCTGGCCGCCCAGGCCAGTTTTTCTTTGGGGGCCGAGCGTTGCCGCGCCCTCGAGCCCCTGACCGATCCCGACGCCGTGCGCGAGCGGCAGGCGGAGACGGAAGAGGCCGCCCGCCTGCTGGAGCGGGAAGGCGAGGTGCCCCTGGGCGGCCTGGCCGACATTCGCCGCTCCCTCCAGCGGGCGGCCAAGGGCGGCACCCTGGCCCCCGACGAACTCCTGGCGGTGGCGGCGACGGCGCGGGGCGCCCGGCGGCTGCGGGCCTTCTTGCTCAACCGCGAGAACGCCTGCCCGCGGCTGGCTGCCCGAGCCGCTCGCCTGGTGCCCCAGCCCGAACTGGAGGAAGCCGTGGCAGCGGCCATCGGCGACGACGGCCGCGTGCGCGACGAGGCCAGCCCGCGCCTGGCGAGCCTGCGCCGACGACTGGCGGATCTTGAGGCGGCCATCCGGCAGCGGTTGGAGGCGATGGTGCGCTCCCCGCAGTGGGCCGCCGCGCTGCAGGAGCCGCTGGTCACCCAGCGGCGGGGCCGGTTCGTCCTGCCGGTGAAGGCCGAGGCCCGGGCGCAGGTGCCCGGCGTGGTCCACGACCAGTCGGCCAGCGGCGCCACGCTGTTCATCGAGCCGATGGCGGTGGTCGAACTCGGCAACCGCCTGCGGGAGGCGGAGGCCGAGGAGCAGGAGGAAGTGGAGCGCATCCTGGGCGAGCTCACCCGCCGGGTGGCGGCGGTGGGCGACGAGCTGGCCGCCACGCTGGAGGAGCTGGCCGAGCTGGACGCCATCTTCGCCCGGGGCCGGCTGGCCTTGGTCATGCGGGCCGAGCGGCCCGAGACCCTGGACCGGCCGCGGGTCGACCTCAAGCGGGCGCGCCACCCGCTGCTCGGGCCGGGCGCGGTGCCCATCGACGTGTGGCTCGGCGAGGGGACCGGGTTCGACGCCCTGGTGATCACCGGGCCCAATACCGGCGGCAAGACGGTGACCCTGAAGACCGTGGGGTTGCTCGCCCTGATGCACCAGGCGGGGCTCCACATCCCCGCGGCGCCCGGCAGCGCCCTGGGGGTGTTCCCCCAGATCTTCTGCGACGTGGGCGACGAGCAGAGCATCGAGCAGAGCCTGAGCACCTTCTCGTCCCACATGAGCGCCATCGTGGGGTTCGCGCGGGCGGCGCGACCCGGCGCCCTCGTGCTGCTCGACGAGATCGGGGCCGGCACCGATCCCGACGAGGGCGCGGCCCTGGCCATCGCCCTGCTCGAGCACTTCCGCGACCGCGGCTGCCTGGTGGTGGCCACCACCCACTACAGCGCCCTCAAGGCCTACGCCTACCAGCAGCCCGGGGTGGAGAACGCCAGCGTCGAGTTCGACCCCGAGACGCTGCGGCCGACCTATCGGCTGTGGATCGGCCTGCCCGGCAAGAGCATGGCCCTAGCCATCGCCCGCCGCCTCGGCCTGCCCGAGCCGATCCTGGAGCGGGCGCGGGAGATCATGGGAGCGGGAGCGCACCGGGTCGAGGAGCTCATCGCCGCCATGGAGGCGGACCGCCGGGAGACCGCGGCGTTGCGGGCGGAGGCCGAGGCCAGGCGGCGGGAGGCGGAGGCGCTCCGCCAGGAGCGCCTCCGCGAGCTCGAGGCGCAGCGCCAGGAGCACCGGGCGCGCCTGGAGGCGCTCGAGCAGGAGATGGGCGCGGCGGTGCGGGAGGCCCGGCGCCAGACGGAGGGGCTGGTGGCGCAGCTGCGGGCGGCCATGGGCCGGCTCGAGGCGGCCCTGGCGGAGCTGGAGGAGCGGCGCCGGGCGCT
The sequence above is drawn from the Thermaerobacter sp. FW80 genome and encodes:
- a CDS encoding PHP domain-containing protein, with the translated sequence MTPAVPGDAPGETTPPAHPPMTNKRVAALLEEIADLLEIDGTEARKAGAYRRAARTVSALRDDLRAYLEGDRLQALPGIGPAIAAKIRDFYATGSTRLLDELRARVPAGVQALLAIPGLGPRTAGRLYHELGIDSVASLREALEDGRVAALPGFGEARARRLREALAHLEREGRRLTLGEALAAAEALAEELAALPGVTEVLPAGEARRGVEQVEAVEVVVLADEPAAAVRAVGRWLQGGGATAGGGDDAAAVPGSGRPAAAAERRPAPPRTPPSGAVEAAPGEGDQGSLPVVDGVAAGGWPVRVWVAHPAARATALLYATGSATHWAQLRERAARRGWRLEPAGLWPSAAGKPAAPAAAGPVRAGGGRRASAGAAREGMTADEAALYRLLGLLPIPPELREGAGEIGWAEAGRLPELVTVGHLRGDLHVHSRWSDGAASIAEMAAAARARGYRYLAICDHSRSLKVAHGLEIAELEAQWAEIDALNAALAEEGAGFRILKGAEVDILKDGRLDYPDEILARLDVVVASVHTHLHLDRQAMTERLLAAVEHPHVDIIAHPTGRRLGLRDPYAVDLEAVIQAAARTGTALEINASPERLDLPAAWARRAAEAGAWLVIDTDAHAAEQLAQVVLGVKVARRGQIGPGQVLNGLEPEALFRWLTAPKGSRPRPRADAAGGRGAGPGAGGGRP
- a CDS encoding cell division protein ZapA, producing the protein MRDVPPAGSREGEGTIHRVTVKIFGEEYVLRGDARPEYMERLADMVDRRMNEIAKRHPRLGITRIAVLAAINLADELSKLEDQYQRVLGMLEREWDRRKRELNGRPGGTGAAGAAGGGGGTARGTTPADGASAGGSAGLPPNATPFGGDGR
- a CDS encoding endonuclease MutS2: MDPRSLDRLEYGKILERLAAQASFSLGAERCRALEPLTDPDAVRERQAETEEAARLLEREGEVPLGGLADIRRSLQRAAKGGTLAPDELLAVAATARGARRLRAFLLNRENACPRLAARAARLVPQPELEEAVAAAIGDDGRVRDEASPRLASLRRRLADLEAAIRQRLEAMVRSPQWAAALQEPLVTQRRGRFVLPVKAEARAQVPGVVHDQSASGATLFIEPMAVVELGNRLREAEAEEQEEVERILGELTRRVAAVGDELAATLEELAELDAIFARGRLALVMRAERPETLDRPRVDLKRARHPLLGPGAVPIDVWLGEGTGFDALVITGPNTGGKTVTLKTVGLLALMHQAGLHIPAAPGSALGVFPQIFCDVGDEQSIEQSLSTFSSHMSAIVGFARAARPGALVLLDEIGAGTDPDEGAALAIALLEHFRDRGCLVVATTHYSALKAYAYQQPGVENASVEFDPETLRPTYRLWIGLPGKSMALAIARRLGLPEPILERAREIMGAGAHRVEELIAAMEADRRETAALRAEAEARRREAEALRQERLRELEAQRQEHRARLEALEQEMGAAVREARRQTEGLVAQLRAAMGRLEAALAELEERRRALRSGVLRPAPPGDGDGDADAGALDGGRGPAAADGDSTTGDGWEAAAAQALAEARAALEQSRQTLGVLEGRAQAVHRQVQEARRQARAGAAARLAAGLRPGARVEVLSLRQPAEVLEVPDDPDEPVTVQAGILRMRVPLADLRLLDEPAAAAAPGGAAAAGAGTGDGPGRGPTGAAAKGRRERERQRTAAGADDVTAALQRARLMQAKLREFQPEIHLRQLTVDEALARLDKYLDDAILAGAPQVRIVHGKGTGALRRAVHDFLRKHPAVASFRLGAPNEGGAGATVVMLKDGSA